In Herpetosiphon gulosus, the genomic window TCGCTTCGATCGAGTGGGTATGCGTCATCGCATGCAGCAACACCCGCCACAGGTCAGCAGTCTGGCAGCGATAGCCAGAGGCCGATACGGGAAGGTGCGCTTGGACAATCGCCATGGTATCATCAAGCACACGCTGGCTGGTTAAACTGGTCAACGCGGTCATCACTGGTTCTCCTGGGTCTGATTGGTTGGATAGCACCCCAAGCATACCCGATCAGGGAACCAGTGATGATTTTAGCGTTCAAACGAGAAATGGTGACATACTGATGACAAGAGCTATAAACAAATCTTCTGGCCATTGATCGACCCGACTGCTCAACATTGTTCGCAGCAAACTATACTTCCACAGGCGTGGCAGGTTCTGGATATGCTCATTGACTGATTGCCCTTCCGTAATGGTACTCTCACGACACCGATCCAAATCGAGTACATAGAGTCGGGTACTGGGATCAAAGCGGGTTTTCTGTTCGCCATAGTCTCCCGCATCCAAGACCTGCCACAGGGTTGCCCAATTCTCGGCCAGCGCCAAGTGGGTGATGTAGTGATATCGCGCTTCACCATGGCCACCGCTGACCTGCTCCACCGGCTCGTCCTCGCCAGCATCCAGCCCGTCATCGCCGCCAATCCCGTGGCCCTGCCCATCCTCCAACGCTTTGCCAGCGTGCGCGTCCATGACAGCACCGCTATCGGGTTGCCCGATGCCCTTACCCGCACCTGGCGCGGCTGTGGCAATGCGACCACGGGCGGCGGAGCCACCCTCAAATGTGGTGTTCAGCTCGATGTGCTCACGGGCGCGATCACCGCGCTTGATTTGGTCAACGGACGGGCCGCGGAGCGGGAGCGCCCGATCCAGCAGCGCGATCTGCCGCCGGGGAGTTTGCTGCTTGCGGATCGTGGGTTTTACCATCTCGAGCGGTTGCACCACCACGACCAGCAGGGGGTCTTGTGGATCACCCGCCTGCCCAGCAATGCCCTCGTTGCCTATCCGGGGCATGCGGTGCAGCCGTTGGCCACGTTTGTCCGCGAGCTTGGCCCGGTGACCACGTGGGATTGTGCGATCATTGTTGGCAAGGAGCAGCAGGTGCATGGTCGGCTGGTTGTCACGCGGGTGGCGCGGGCCGTTGCCGATCAGCGACGGGCACGGATTCGCTAGCATGCCCAGCACCAGCATCGGATGCCATCGGCGGCAGTCTTGGCGCTAGCCGACTGGAATGTGGTGATGACGAATGCGCCGCGCACGCTGCTCAGCCCGACCGAGGTCTGGGCGTTGGTGCGCGTGCGCTGGCAAATTGAACTGCTGTTTAAGTTTAAGCTGTGGAAAAGCCATGCGCGGATCGATGACTGGCACACGGCCAATCCAGCGCGGGTGCTGTGTGAAATCTACGCCAAATTGATTGGGCTGGTGTTTCAGCAATGGCTGCTGGCGGCGAGTAGTTGGCATGATCCGGAAGGGCTGCGGCAGGTCTACCAAGCGCCGACGCGTGAACTGGCCGAAACCAAGCTGGCTGGAGCTGGGCGAACGCTGGGGCGGGCAGTACGCCATGGCGGTGCGGTGTTGGGAGCGAGCGTGGGAGGAGCTGGCGACGATGTTCGACTATCCGCCCGATATTCGGCGGCTCATTTATACCACGAATGCCGTCGAGGGGTATAACCGTCAGCTGCGCAAGGTAACGAAAACCAAGGGGGCATTCCTGACGGTGGAGTCGGTGCGGAAACTGCTGTACTTGGTGAATCGCGATATCACCGCAAAATGGGTCACGCTGCCGAACTGGGCACGCATTCGCAACCAATTGGCCATTCGCTTTGACGGACGCTTTCCGGGGTCATGAGGCGAAATACACAATCTACTTGACAGTCCCGTGCGAACCCAGGTGTTCAATGGTGATTGGGAGGCGACCGTTCGCGGGTGGTATGCGGGTTTCCGGTCTGAACCGATGATTGCCCCATCGCTGCCGTTATCGGGGTAGTACTCCCGACTTTTTTGTGGTCTCCCTTTACGCCGACCTTGGCACGCTCAATTGGCAAACGCATTGGCTTCGATAGCGTTTTGGCTATGGCATAATCGTTGAACTAACCTTTGAGGAGGCCAAGAAGCACAATTTCTCTACCTACTGAGCGTAAGCCAGCCGTCCTAACTACTCCTCAAGCGAACTAGGCAGTAGTTAGGACGGCTATGATTTAGCCGTCCATCAAGGGTTTCTGGTGTCGGATACGAACCAGTTATAGGACGATCACTAAGCGAATAACTTGATCGAGTTTGAGGTTTTGGCCATGATTCCATGCTTCGCGCCAAACGTGGCTTGGTTGTTGATTTTGCAGCCACATGCCAAATTGTTGCGACCGTGCTTGATCGATCGGTGGATGCGGTAATTGACGCTGTTCGCGTTGAAACCAAGCATAACTTAGCAGATGGGTTGCAGCCTGATGCTTTTGATCATAGGCCAGCAGCGCTGCGAATTCTTCTAAACAATGCAAGACGTTTTCTTGATTATCGTGCATTTGCCAAAGTTTGAGGCTTTGTTCGAGGGCATTACGGGTTGGTTGATAATGGCCTAAAGCTCGCTCGGTTTGGGCGATCCGCAGCCACGAAACCGCAATATCACCCTTGATGCCAAGCTGTTGGCGTTCGATGAGGCTTTGTTGATGCCAGGTTAATGCCTCGGTGTAAGAGCGTTTGTAAAAGGCTACATGACCTTGTAATGATTGATACCACGACAATCGAAAAGGATCAAGGCGTAATTGTGGTGAATGCCCAATCAGATCAAGGTAATGGCTGGCTTGCTCAAGATCGTTGAGGTAGATATTTAATTGAGCCAGCAGCAAATGATTAATGCTCAAAAGCCAATACTCAACGCTCGAATCAAAATAGCTTAGGCTTTGGTTGAGCCAGCGGGTTGCCTGCACATATTGATGTTTGCGCATCATAATTAACCCGAGCAATAGCCGACATGTGGCAATTCCCTGCTGATCATTCAGTTGTTGACATAAATCGAGGGCACGTTCAAGGTAGCCCAATGGTAGATCAAGGCAATGATGAATATTGGTTACGATGCCTGCACCAAGTGCCGCCCGCGCCTGAATTATTGGCGAATCGACATGGTTCAAGGCTTCATCGACCGCACTAAGCCATTGCCAAGCCTCCATAAAGTGACCATGACCATACCAAAATTGGCTAAGCGCTGCAAAGAGCCTTAAGAAGCCACTATACTGTTGTTGGTTGAGACACAAACGTAACACTGCTTGCCAATGATGAAACTCAGACTCAAGCTGCTCTAGGAGCCGAATTTGGTCGTTGCCACGGAGTTCGCGATCGATTTTTTCGGCTAACTCCATATAATAATTAATGTAACGTTGGGTGTAATAATGCGTTTGTTGCTGCTCAGACAACAGGCTGGCAGCAAACTCGCGAATTGTCGCCAACATGCCAAAGCGTGAATTACCTTGCGGGTCGGGGCGATGAATAACCAGACTTTTGGCAACTAAGCTGGCCATACAATCGAAAATATCGTCGTTCGAGGGCACTAAATCAACACAAACCGCCACAATCGCCTCAAAATCACTATCGGTCGCAAACACACTGAGCCGCGCAAAAATCTGTTGTTCGTTGCTATCAAGCAGTTGATAGCTCCATTCAAGCGTGCGCCGCAGGGTGCTTTGATGGGCTGGAGCATCGCGCATGGTATTGGTTAAGATGCCAAGCCGGTTGCTTAAGCGGGCAAGGAGTGTCGTCGGGGTAACGAATTGGGTGCGCACAGCCGCCAATTCGATGACTAGTGGCAAGCCATCAAGATGTTGGCAAATGTGGGCAATAATTGAGGCTTGGCTATCGTTGATTTGCCACTCATGGTTGCTGGCTTGAGCACGCTGGCAGAAGAGTTGCACGGCTGGGTTTTGCCAAATGGCGCTTAAATTGCTGCTCTGCGGGTCGGGTGTAGGAAAGGGATGCAGCCAAAAGAGATGTTCGATGCGTAGTTTTAGGCTGGTACGTGATGTTACCAGGATTTTCAAGCCGCTGCATTGAGCCAAGATTTGGGCTAAACCAAGATTTATTTCGGCTAAATGCTCACAATTATCTAAAATTAATAGGCTACTTTTCTGGCCAATTAATGCACTAATTTGTTCGAGCAAAGTCATCAAGCTATTGGCCGAACGCCCAAGCATGTTGGCAATATCGACCCAAAAATCAGCAATAGTTGTACA contains:
- a CDS encoding transposase codes for the protein MATADLLHRLVLASIQPVIAANPVALPILQRFASVRVHDSTAIGLPDALTRTWRGCGNATTGGGATLKCGVQLDVLTGAITALDLVNGRAAERERPIQQRDLPPGSLLLADRGFYHLERLHHHDQQGVLWITRLPSNALVAYPGHAVQPLATFVRELGPVTTWDCAIIVGKEQQVHGRLVVTRVARAVADQRRARIR
- a CDS encoding transposase — translated: MPSAAVLALADWNVVMTNAPRTLLSPTEVWALVRVRWQIELLFKFKLWKSHARIDDWHTANPARVLCEIYAKLIGLVFQQWLLAASSWHDPEGLRQVYQAPTRELAETKLAGAGRTLGRAVRHGGAVLGASVGGAGDDVRLSARYSAAHLYHECRRGV
- a CDS encoding AAA family ATPase, which produces MKQRQAFAAWLRHVRHELQYSQDQFAEQLNYATVTYRKVERGLAPSAAFLERLAAVLELPASDMRILHDFASSDTALQALSLPHHLEHLQPHVAKPKPAVATTPHTLPMLPYPLIGREREVETLTNLLQHPQHRLITVIGPPGVGKTRVAQAVGWESLGHFCDGVWYVEGIQCTTIADFWVDIANMLGRSANSLMTLLEQISALIGQKSSLLILDNCEHLAEINLGLAQILAQCSGLKILVTSRTSLKLRIEHLFWLHPFPTPDPQSSNLSAIWQNPAVQLFCQRAQASNHEWQINDSQASIIAHICQHLDGLPLVIELAAVRTQFVTPTTLLARLSNRLGILTNTMRDAPAHQSTLRRTLEWSYQLLDSNEQQIFARLSVFATDSDFEAIVAVCVDLVPSNDDIFDCMASLVAKSLVIHRPDPQGNSRFGMLATIREFAASLLSEQQQTHYYTQRYINYYMELAEKIDRELRGNDQIRLLEQLESEFHHWQAVLRLCLNQQQYSGFLRLFAALSQFWYGHGHFMEAWQWLSAVDEALNHVDSPIIQARAALGAGIVTNIHHCLDLPLGYLERALDLCQQLNDQQGIATCRLLLGLIMMRKHQYVQATRWLNQSLSYFDSSVEYWLLSINHLLLAQLNIYLNDLEQASHYLDLIGHSPQLRLDPFRLSWYQSLQGHVAFYKRSYTEALTWHQQSLIERQQLGIKGDIAVSWLRIAQTERALGHYQPTRNALEQSLKLWQMHDNQENVLHCLEEFAALLAYDQKHQAATHLLSYAWFQREQRQLPHPPIDQARSQQFGMWLQNQQPSHVWREAWNHGQNLKLDQVIRLVIVL